In the Thermodesulfovibrio yellowstonii DSM 11347 genome, one interval contains:
- a CDS encoding ABC transporter permease has translation MRLLSLIKKEMTHLMRDKVLLFILLWGFTGMIYTAGHGVSMEVRNFPTIVYDMSHSPESRELISRFQKPYFKILAFVQTDREIIDWLDSGKASMAVVIPPDFKRKIDSGGAKIQVIIDGTMSMSATMAVGYVSSITYNYAIEVFERKMGITNRFFNEIPFIDERTRVHFNPNILTAWFMSLLEFFNVTTMVSLLVTAAALVREKEYGTIEQLLVTPARTWEIFFAKITPTIFAVGVLSFLSIFFVIKGIFKVPIRGSLFLFYPVMLFYVFTMSSLGIAIATVARNLAQSMMLMLVILTPMLMLSGAWTPPESMQPIMQYLSLVSPMRYFIDFGYSVLFKGNGIKYVWHDIVGIVFLGVILFGFSVYRFRKTFAK, from the coding sequence ATGAGACTTCTTTCACTTATAAAAAAAGAGATGACCCATCTTATGCGTGATAAGGTTTTACTTTTTATTCTTCTATGGGGATTCACAGGCATGATATATACTGCGGGGCATGGAGTATCAATGGAAGTAAGAAATTTTCCAACAATTGTTTATGACATGAGCCATAGTCCTGAAAGTAGAGAACTGATTAGCAGGTTTCAAAAACCCTATTTTAAAATCCTTGCCTTTGTCCAGACTGACAGAGAAATCATTGATTGGCTTGACAGCGGGAAAGCCTCCATGGCTGTTGTAATTCCACCTGATTTTAAAAGAAAGATTGACAGTGGAGGAGCAAAAATTCAGGTAATTATTGATGGAACTATGTCTATGTCAGCAACTATGGCTGTTGGTTATGTATCATCAATAACATATAACTATGCCATAGAGGTTTTTGAAAGAAAAATGGGAATAACTAATAGATTCTTCAATGAAATTCCATTTATAGATGAAAGAACAAGGGTTCATTTTAACCCAAATATTTTAACGGCATGGTTTATGAGCCTTCTTGAATTCTTTAATGTAACCACTATGGTTTCCCTTCTTGTAACTGCAGCAGCCCTTGTAAGAGAAAAGGAATACGGAACCATTGAGCAGCTTCTTGTAACACCTGCCAGGACATGGGAGATATTTTTTGCAAAGATAACTCCTACAATCTTTGCAGTGGGGGTTCTGTCTTTTTTAAGCATTTTTTTCGTGATTAAAGGAATTTTTAAAGTTCCAATAAGAGGTAGTTTATTTTTGTTTTATCCTGTGATGCTTTTTTATGTTTTCACCATGTCATCCTTAGGTATAGCCATTGCAACTGTTGCGAGAAATCTTGCTCAGTCAATGATGCTTATGCTTGTAATTCTTACACCAATGCTTATGCTCTCAGGTGCATGGACACCTCCAGAGTCAATGCAGCCTATTATGCAGTATTTAAGCCTTGTTTCTCCAATGAGATATTTTATTGATTTCGGCTACAGTGTGCTTTTTAAGGGAAACGGAATAAAATATGTTTGGCATGATATAGTGGGAATTGTATTTCTTGGTGTTATTCTATTTGGTTTTTCCGTTTACCGTTTCAGAAAAACCTTTGCTAAGTAA
- a CDS encoding putative toxin-antitoxin system toxin component, PIN family — MRVIFDANIYISAFVIPGSLAEKVILKILRENYTLFISKEIIDEILSVLSKKFDYHKEILSRTALFLTEIAEIIHSNKKINILQDEADNKIIECAILAKANMIVSGDKELLSLREYEGIRIITLREFLEST, encoded by the coding sequence TTGAGAGTAATTTTTGATGCAAATATTTACATTTCAGCTTTTGTTATTCCAGGCAGTTTAGCAGAAAAAGTTATTTTAAAAATATTAAGAGAAAATTACACACTTTTTATTTCTAAGGAGATTATTGATGAGATTCTTTCGGTTCTTTCAAAAAAATTTGATTATCATAAAGAAATTTTGAGTAGAACTGCACTTTTTCTTACAGAGATAGCAGAAATAATTCATTCCAATAAAAAGATTAATATTTTACAAGATGAAGCAGACAATAAAATTATTGAATGTGCTATTTTAGCGAAAGCAAATATGATTGTTTCAGGTGATAAAGAATTGTTATCACTTAGAGAATATGAGGGTATCAGAATAATAACTTTAAGAGAATTTTTAGAAAGCACTTAA
- the mnmA gene encoding tRNA 2-thiouridine(34) synthase MnmA — protein MEKVLLAMSGGIDSSVAAYLLREKGMAVEGVFFILFDEPANIELAKQTANFLNIKLHIEDLREKFKADVITPFFEGYKKGITPNPCVICNKKIKFPLLKFLAEKVKANYIATGHYARIVRINNIPLLMKGIDPKKDQSYFLYGIERTLLSHIIFPLGEYTKYKIREIAEKVGIPSKVAEESTEVCFLRDKRYYESIRPTKGGPIIEMSTGKIIGQHRGIHLYTIGQRKRLGIASPHPLYVVKIEPSENAVYVDSKEKAFMREFVVNELNWLCDIEKEEFSCQVKIRYAMNPEKATVTLINKDRANVVFEKPQFAPTPGQSAVFYNGDIVLGGGVIKEIMQGF, from the coding sequence ATGGAAAAAGTTCTATTAGCAATGAGTGGAGGCATTGATTCATCCGTAGCAGCCTATTTACTGAGAGAAAAGGGAATGGCTGTGGAGGGAGTTTTTTTTATTCTCTTTGATGAACCTGCAAATATTGAACTCGCAAAGCAGACAGCTAATTTCCTCAATATAAAGCTTCATATAGAGGATTTAAGAGAAAAGTTTAAAGCTGATGTAATTACACCTTTTTTTGAAGGCTATAAAAAAGGAATTACACCAAATCCCTGTGTGATATGCAATAAAAAGATAAAATTTCCCCTGCTGAAATTCTTAGCAGAAAAAGTTAAGGCGAATTACATAGCAACAGGTCATTATGCAAGAATTGTAAGAATAAACAATATTCCCCTTTTAATGAAGGGAATTGACCCCAAAAAAGACCAGTCCTATTTTCTCTATGGAATTGAAAGGACTTTGTTATCTCATATTATCTTTCCTTTGGGAGAATACACGAAATATAAGATAAGAGAAATAGCAGAAAAAGTGGGGATTCCATCAAAGGTAGCAGAAGAAAGCACAGAGGTATGCTTCCTTAGAGATAAAAGGTACTACGAAAGTATCAGACCTACAAAAGGAGGCCCAATAATTGAAATGTCTACGGGAAAAATCATAGGGCAACACAGGGGAATTCATCTCTATACTATTGGGCAAAGAAAAAGATTAGGTATTGCCTCACCCCATCCTCTTTACGTTGTCAAGATAGAGCCTTCTGAAAATGCCGTTTATGTGGATTCTAAGGAAAAGGCTTTTATGAGAGAGTTTGTTGTAAATGAGCTTAACTGGCTTTGTGATATAGAAAAAGAAGAATTTAGCTGCCAAGTAAAAATTCGCTATGCAATGAATCCAGAAAAAGCTACAGTTACCCTAATTAATAAAGACAGAGCCAATGTTGTTTTTGAAAAACCTCAATTTGCACCTACCCCTGGTCAGAGTGCAGTTTTTTATAATGGGGATATTGTTTTAGGGGGAGGAGTAATTAAGGAGATAATGCAAGGTTTTTAA
- the argC gene encoding N-acetyl-gamma-glutamyl-phosphate reductase, producing MLKAFICGGSGYTGSELLRILAGHDEVEIVGVTSEKSAGLSVSELFPAFFIYKNLKFENLHIEKIKDRADVYFLALPHGKSQEVGALLVEANKRVIDLSADFRIKDSKVYEQWYKTSHSYSELLKEAVYGLPEIYRDKIKKARLIANPGCYPTSAILPLYPFLKKELINLDTIVVDSKSGTSGAGRKTEVTLSYCEVNEDFRAYNVAKHRHTPEIEQELSFASGKDITIDFTTHLLPLNRGILSTIYGKLNKNITTKEAIEVLEEAYQNEPFIKIMPEGQVPAIKYVKGTNYCYIGVVVNQRTGRIILISAIDNLVKGASGQAVQNMNIMFGIDETKALKNLALSP from the coding sequence ATGCTTAAAGCTTTCATATGTGGTGGAAGTGGTTATACAGGAAGTGAACTCCTGAGAATTCTTGCAGGACATGATGAAGTTGAAATAGTAGGTGTTACAAGTGAAAAATCAGCAGGGTTAAGCGTTTCAGAGCTTTTCCCTGCTTTTTTTATCTATAAGAACCTTAAATTTGAAAACCTTCATATTGAAAAAATAAAAGATAGAGCTGACGTTTACTTTCTTGCTCTTCCTCATGGAAAATCTCAGGAAGTAGGAGCATTACTTGTAGAGGCTAACAAAAGAGTCATAGACCTTTCTGCTGACTTTAGGATAAAAGATTCAAAGGTTTATGAACAATGGTATAAAACTTCCCATTCCTATTCTGAACTCCTTAAAGAAGCAGTGTATGGATTACCAGAAATATACAGGGATAAAATAAAAAAAGCGAGACTTATTGCCAATCCTGGCTGTTATCCTACAAGCGCAATTTTACCCCTTTATCCTTTTTTGAAAAAAGAGCTGATTAACTTAGATACAATAGTGGTGGATTCAAAATCTGGAACTTCTGGGGCTGGGAGAAAAACGGAGGTAACTTTAAGCTACTGCGAAGTAAATGAGGATTTTAGAGCTTACAATGTGGCAAAACACAGACACACTCCTGAAATTGAACAAGAGTTAAGCTTTGCCTCTGGCAAAGACATAACAATAGATTTTACCACCCATCTTTTACCATTAAACAGAGGAATTTTATCAACTATCTACGGAAAATTAAACAAAAATATCACAACCAAAGAAGCCATAGAAGTATTGGAAGAAGCCTATCAAAATGAGCCCTTTATTAAAATTATGCCAGAGGGACAGGTTCCTGCTATAAAATATGTAAAAGGCACGAATTACTGCTACATAGGCGTTGTTGTTAATCAAAGAACAGGAAGAATAATTCTTATCTCTGCGATAGATAACCTTGTAAAAGGGGCTTCAGGGCAGGCAGTTCAAAACATGAATATCATGTTCGGAATTGATGAGACAAAAGCCCTTAAAAACCTTGCATTATCTCCTTAA
- the rplM gene encoding 50S ribosomal protein L13, with protein sequence MKTVFVKKEEVNRRWFIFDANGQTLGRFASRIAKVLMGKNKPTYTPNVDNGDFVVVINAEKIKVTGKKLTDKIYYHHTGYMGNLKAETLKERLEKEPEEVIVDAVWGMLPKTRLGRKMIKKLKVYRGSEHPHIAQKPEPLKLS encoded by the coding sequence ATGAAGACAGTTTTTGTAAAAAAGGAAGAAGTAAACAGACGTTGGTTTATTTTTGATGCTAATGGGCAAACGCTGGGAAGATTTGCCTCAAGAATTGCAAAGGTTTTAATGGGTAAAAATAAGCCAACCTACACTCCAAATGTAGACAATGGTGATTTTGTAGTGGTTATCAATGCAGAAAAAATTAAAGTAACAGGGAAAAAACTTACCGATAAGATTTATTATCATCATACCGGTTACATGGGTAATTTGAAAGCAGAAACTCTAAAGGAAAGACTTGAAAAAGAACCTGAAGAAGTTATAGTTGATGCTGTCTGGGGTATGCTTCCTAAAACAAGATTGGGTAGAAAAATGATAAAAAAACTAAAAGTTTACAGAGGTTCGGAACATCCTCATATTGCTCAAAAACCTGAACCTCTTAAATTAAGTTAA
- the hepT gene encoding type VII toxin-antitoxin system HepT family RNase toxin — protein MIDKEFIKTKLFLIKSYYEELEQILSFSDSEIKEDFIKLRAIERVIQLIVDEIIDINNHIVRYHPLKLPNDFQSSFLILAENNILPESFAKKIAPVVGLRNRLVHRYEKIDLDLLLNLIRKNKDDFIEYVKHILDFIQKS, from the coding sequence GTGATTGATAAGGAGTTCATAAAAACAAAACTTTTTCTGATTAAATCATATTACGAGGAGCTTGAACAGATACTTTCCTTCTCTGATTCAGAAATAAAAGAGGATTTTATAAAATTGAGAGCTATAGAAAGAGTAATTCAGCTCATTGTAGATGAAATTATTGATATTAATAATCATATTGTGAGATATCACCCATTAAAATTACCCAATGACTTTCAAAGTAGTTTCTTGATTCTTGCCGAAAATAATATTCTTCCAGAGTCTTTCGCAAAAAAAATCGCACCAGTTGTTGGATTGAGAAACAGGCTTGTTCACAGATACGAAAAAATTGATCTGGATCTCCTCTTGAATTTAATCAGAAAAAATAAAGACGACTTTATTGAATATGTCAAACATATTCTGGATTTTATTCAAAAATCCTAA
- the rpsI gene encoding 30S ribosomal protein S9 — protein MGMSENLATGRRKRSVARVILLPGSGKITVNNKPIEEYFSRETLRMLLYQPFHVAGVTGKYDVVVNVSGGGLSGQAGAIRHGIARALVNLNPDLKPKLKKEGLLTRDPREVERKKYGQPKARKRFQFSKR, from the coding sequence ATAGGAATGTCTGAGAATTTAGCCACAGGAAGAAGAAAAAGGTCAGTTGCCAGAGTTATTTTATTACCAGGCTCAGGTAAAATTACAGTAAATAACAAGCCAATTGAAGAGTATTTTTCAAGAGAAACATTAAGAATGCTTCTTTATCAACCATTTCATGTAGCTGGTGTAACAGGTAAATATGATGTAGTGGTTAATGTAAGTGGTGGTGGTTTGAGTGGGCAAGCAGGTGCTATAAGGCATGGCATTGCAAGAGCTCTTGTTAATCTTAATCCAGACCTCAAGCCAAAACTTAAAAAGGAAGGACTTCTTACAAGAGACCCAAGAGAGGTAGAGAGAAAGAAATACGGTCAACCAAAGGCAAGAAAGAGATTCCAGTTCTCCAAGAGATAA
- the mntA gene encoding type VII toxin-antitoxin system MntA family adenylyltransferase antitoxin, translating to MNASDREKFEELAKKFRIHFILLFGSKAEGKDTSESDTDIAVYADHVLSEDEKINIIFELSSILRTENIDLVDLKTASPLLKKKIFDNYNVLFVKDSFLLYQAELSTLHEYEESKILREILNERLKEFARD from the coding sequence ATGAATGCTTCAGACAGGGAAAAATTTGAGGAACTGGCAAAAAAATTCAGAATCCATTTTATCCTGCTTTTTGGCTCAAAGGCTGAAGGCAAAGATACATCTGAAAGCGACACTGATATAGCTGTATATGCAGATCATGTGCTTTCTGAGGATGAAAAAATAAATATCATCTTTGAACTTTCCTCTATCCTAAGGACTGAAAACATTGATCTTGTTGATTTAAAAACTGCTTCACCATTACTTAAAAAGAAAATTTTTGATAATTATAATGTCCTGTTTGTAAAAGATAGTTTTCTACTATATCAAGCTGAACTGTCCACTTTACATGAATATGAGGAAAGTAAAATACTCCGTGAAATATTGAATGAAAGACTTAAAGAGTTTGCCCGTGATTGA
- a CDS encoding N-acyl homoserine lactonase family protein, with protein MIYKIHPIVMGAKIFDKGMMTYQHDYGKPFVIPIFSWYIEGGDKNILIDTGEFAPRSSTEIEKAIGKVYTFEEGLAKYGLKPEDIDIVLHTHLHNDHCENDSKCINARFYVHEKELEQIHNPHALDFRYNEDFISEVENNEQIIALKEDAEILPGIKMIQAPAHTPGGMSILIDTEKGKALITGFCVIEENLNPPPKILGMGMEVIPPGTLVNSYEAYDILLKTKELADILIPLHEPKYAFIETIP; from the coding sequence ATGATTTATAAAATACATCCAATTGTTATGGGTGCAAAGATATTTGATAAGGGTATGATGACTTATCAGCATGATTATGGAAAACCTTTTGTAATACCTATATTTTCATGGTATATAGAGGGTGGCGATAAAAATATTTTGATTGATACAGGAGAGTTCGCGCCCAGAAGTTCTACTGAAATTGAAAAAGCTATTGGCAAAGTTTACACCTTTGAAGAAGGGCTTGCAAAATATGGCTTAAAGCCTGAAGATATTGACATTGTGCTTCATACCCATCTACATAATGACCATTGTGAGAATGACTCAAAGTGCATTAATGCCAGATTTTATGTTCACGAAAAAGAATTAGAACAAATTCATAATCCTCATGCTCTTGATTTTAGATATAACGAAGACTTTATATCAGAAGTTGAAAACAATGAGCAGATTATTGCTTTAAAAGAAGATGCAGAGATTCTTCCTGGAATAAAAATGATTCAAGCACCCGCCCATACTCCAGGTGGAATGTCCATTCTTATAGATACTGAAAAAGGTAAGGCATTAATAACAGGATTTTGTGTAATTGAGGAAAATCTTAATCCACCACCTAAAATACTCGGGATGGGTATGGAGGTAATACCTCCTGGAACTCTGGTGAATTCCTATGAAGCCTATGATATCTTATTGAAAACTAAGGAACTGGCGGATATATTAATCCCTCTTCATGAACCAAAATATGCTTTTATTGAAACAATTCCATAA
- a CDS encoding ATP-binding cassette domain-containing protein → MIEKNFVIKVENLCKSYKKIKAVDNVSFSVNKGEVFGLIGPDGAGKTSIIQILAGVLKADGGKAFVNDIDVTKNPEKVKALIGYMPQGLGLNLYDSLSIEENIEFFRGLRLIPDEVFEKNKKTLLEITRLTLFLQRQAKALSGGMRQKLALVCTLLHLPDIILLDEPTTGVDPLSRQDFWNIIHGLVRQRGVTVLLSTSYMDEAERCHRIALMHEGRILLQDRPEELGNLEKVFIEKVAEAKQKAELNISYPSSFRAEAKRSPEPQAKGLRGISIEGGKIIISCHSVTKTFGKFKAVDSVNLEVGQGEILGLLGPNGAGKTTLIKMMCGLLEPTEGEIKIAGYDVKKDRSKVWGIIGYMSQRFSLYRDLTVKENMRLYAGLYSVKNNDFSGVIEMLGLKGFEERLTKDLPLGIRQRVTLACALLHEPPVLFLDEPTSGVDPVARRSFWKIIFKLSRDKNVTVIVSTHYMDEAENCDSLCLMHRGRVIAEGSPEEIKKNSEKISGSLIQIKSERFMEVYDLLTKNFKEISIYGSKIFIRSFEPEVTQQKINETLKNAGIKQFETTLSHVPLQEAFVDYIKESEKD, encoded by the coding sequence ATGATTGAGAAAAATTTTGTCATAAAAGTTGAAAATCTCTGTAAAAGCTATAAAAAAATCAAAGCAGTTGATAATGTTTCTTTTTCTGTTAACAAAGGCGAAGTTTTTGGTCTTATTGGTCCAGATGGTGCTGGAAAAACCTCAATAATACAGATTTTAGCGGGGGTGCTTAAGGCAGATGGTGGCAAAGCCTTTGTCAATGACATAGATGTTACCAAAAATCCTGAGAAAGTTAAAGCTCTTATCGGCTACATGCCTCAGGGATTGGGACTTAATCTATATGACTCCCTTTCAATTGAGGAAAATATTGAGTTTTTCAGAGGACTTAGACTAATTCCTGATGAGGTATTTGAAAAAAACAAAAAAACATTACTTGAAATAACAAGGCTAACTCTATTTCTTCAAAGACAGGCAAAGGCACTTTCTGGTGGAATGAGACAAAAGCTTGCCCTTGTATGTACTCTGCTACATCTACCAGACATAATTCTTCTTGATGAACCAACAACAGGAGTTGACCCCCTTTCAAGGCAGGATTTCTGGAATATTATTCACGGACTTGTAAGACAAAGAGGTGTGACTGTTTTGCTTTCCACATCCTACATGGATGAGGCAGAGAGATGCCACAGGATTGCTTTAATGCATGAAGGAAGGATACTTCTTCAGGACAGACCTGAGGAACTGGGTAATCTGGAAAAGGTTTTCATAGAGAAAGTAGCAGAAGCAAAGCAAAAGGCTGAACTGAATATTAGTTATCCTTCATCATTCCGAGCCGAAGCGAAGCGTAGCCCTGAGCCGCAGGCGAAGGGTCTGCGAGGAATCTCCATAGAGGGTGGAAAAATTATCATTTCATGCCATTCAGTAACAAAAACATTTGGAAAGTTTAAGGCGGTTGACTCAGTTAACTTAGAAGTAGGGCAGGGAGAGATACTTGGACTTCTTGGACCAAATGGTGCAGGCAAAACAACTCTAATAAAGATGATGTGTGGACTACTTGAGCCAACAGAGGGAGAAATTAAAATTGCTGGCTATGATGTAAAAAAGGACAGAAGCAAAGTCTGGGGTATTATCGGCTATATGTCTCAGAGATTCTCTCTTTACAGAGACCTTACAGTAAAGGAAAACATGAGGCTTTATGCAGGACTTTACAGTGTAAAAAATAATGACTTCAGCGGAGTAATTGAAATGCTTGGACTGAAAGGATTTGAGGAAAGACTAACCAAAGACCTACCACTTGGAATAAGGCAGAGAGTTACTCTTGCCTGTGCACTTTTACATGAACCACCTGTATTATTTCTTGATGAACCAACAAGCGGAGTTGACCCAGTTGCAAGGAGAAGTTTCTGGAAGATTATTTTTAAGCTTTCAAGAGACAAAAATGTAACAGTGATTGTTTCAACTCACTACATGGATGAAGCTGAAAACTGTGATAGCCTCTGTCTTATGCATCGGGGAAGAGTAATAGCAGAAGGAAGCCCTGAAGAAATAAAGAAAAACTCTGAAAAAATCTCTGGAAGCCTTATTCAGATAAAGAGTGAAAGATTTATGGAAGTGTATGATTTACTCACGAAAAATTTTAAAGAAATCTCAATCTATGGTAGTAAAATATTCATAAGAAGCTTTGAACCTGAGGTTACCCAACAAAAGATCAATGAGACATTAAAAAATGCAGGGATTAAACAGTTTGAAACCACCCTTAGTCATGTTCCCCTTCAAGAAGCCTTTGTTGATTATATAAAGGAGAGTGAAAAAGATTAG
- a CDS encoding HlyD family secretion protein has protein sequence MKINLKKLLIVFVILIFIFSLVYIVITKTTKFPEGLIILSGRIEGRETNISPKIQGRITKLYKDEGDTARQEELLCEIDSEQLTARYRNAVETAQAYYSSIAQARANLIKAQASYEKAKKDYDRYSSLLKEELVSKSDFDRVKMQYESAQAEVEAAVKAITQAESSYRAAEQRIKEAQADLNETKIYSPAGGVILSRPVEVGEVVNPGTVLYVMVDLNKLYVKVYIPEPEIGKLKIGLPARVYIDAYPDKYFNGKITKIYEQAEFTPKNVETKEERVKLVFGVEVSVENPEGLLKPGMPADVVIKWKDDAPWIKPR, from the coding sequence GTGAAAATTAATCTCAAAAAACTCTTAATAGTTTTTGTTATTTTGATTTTTATTTTTTCTTTAGTTTACATAGTCATAACAAAAACAACCAAATTTCCAGAAGGACTTATTATCCTAAGTGGACGAATAGAAGGCAGAGAAACAAATATATCCCCAAAAATTCAGGGTAGAATTACTAAACTTTACAAAGATGAAGGAGATACTGCCAGACAGGAAGAACTTCTTTGCGAGATTGACTCCGAACAACTTACAGCAAGATATAGAAATGCGGTTGAGACGGCTCAGGCTTATTATTCTTCAATTGCTCAGGCTCGAGCAAATCTTATAAAGGCTCAGGCTTCTTATGAGAAGGCAAAGAAGGATTATGACCGTTACAGTAGCCTTCTTAAAGAGGAACTTGTTTCAAAAAGCGATTTTGATAGAGTTAAAATGCAGTATGAATCAGCACAGGCTGAAGTTGAGGCAGCAGTTAAAGCTATAACTCAAGCAGAGTCAAGCTACAGAGCAGCTGAACAAAGAATAAAGGAAGCTCAGGCTGATTTGAATGAGACAAAGATTTACTCACCAGCTGGAGGAGTGATTTTAAGTAGACCTGTAGAGGTTGGCGAGGTTGTAAATCCAGGGACTGTGCTTTATGTAATGGTTGACCTAAACAAGCTTTATGTCAAGGTTTATATTCCTGAACCAGAAATAGGAAAGCTAAAGATAGGGCTACCAGCAAGAGTGTATATAGATGCCTATCCTGACAAATATTTCAATGGCAAAATCACAAAAATTTATGAGCAAGCAGAGTTTACTCCGAAAAATGTTGAAACAAAAGAAGAGCGAGTGAAACTTGTTTTTGGAGTTGAAGTTTCAGTTGAAAATCCTGAAGGATTGCTTAAGCCAGGAATGCCTGCTGATGTTGTAATAAAGTGGAAAGATGACGCACCTTGGATAAAGCCACGATAA
- a CDS encoding ABC transporter permease: protein MKMPKRLLAILKKEFRELLRDPLYLSLALFVPVVIMLLMGYGLILDVKNIPVTFLDFDRSALSRDYRYSFTNSEYFRFYALIDSYDEAYELIQSGKCRVVVVIPPDFSRKLYSGQKTQVQFLIDGSFPSRAEVIKGYVSAINNQFNQKILENYTSMKGMSISFPIETEMRAWYNPALESKNFILPGMLVITLMYYPVLIASLVVVREKESGSIFNLYCSPVKKWEVVFGKAIPYITVSFLTYIILFIITVVFFKAKFIGNFFLLTLATLLYLSCTIGIGIFISMIAKTQISAMLIAFLGTITPSFMYSGFFSPVTSMPLTGQIMSKFITATYFIGVVRGVYLKGLGFSYYLPNLLSLFLYAVFVYSLTILFFRKRIG from the coding sequence ATGAAAATGCCCAAACGTCTGCTTGCCATACTTAAGAAAGAGTTCAGGGAATTACTTCGTGACCCTCTTTATCTTAGTTTGGCTCTTTTTGTGCCTGTAGTAATCATGTTACTGATGGGATATGGATTGATTCTTGATGTAAAGAACATTCCTGTGACATTTCTTGATTTTGATCGTTCAGCTTTAAGCAGGGATTATAGATACTCATTTACAAACTCGGAGTATTTCAGGTTTTATGCTCTTATAGATAGTTATGATGAAGCTTATGAGTTAATTCAATCAGGTAAATGCAGAGTTGTTGTAGTGATACCTCCTGATTTTTCAAGGAAACTTTATAGCGGACAGAAAACTCAGGTGCAGTTTCTCATTGATGGCTCATTCCCATCTCGTGCAGAAGTAATAAAAGGATATGTATCTGCAATTAACAATCAGTTCAATCAAAAAATTCTTGAAAATTATACTTCAATGAAGGGAATGTCAATAAGTTTTCCAATAGAAACTGAAATGAGAGCCTGGTATAATCCAGCACTTGAAAGTAAAAACTTTATACTTCCTGGAATGCTTGTCATAACTCTTATGTATTACCCTGTCTTGATTGCCTCATTGGTTGTTGTTAGGGAAAAGGAGTCAGGCAGTATTTTTAATCTTTACTGTTCACCTGTAAAAAAATGGGAGGTTGTCTTTGGTAAAGCAATTCCTTACATAACTGTATCTTTTCTCACATATATCATACTTTTCATTATCACAGTTGTTTTTTTTAAAGCAAAATTTATTGGAAACTTTTTCTTACTTACCCTTGCTACTCTGCTTTATCTTTCATGCACAATCGGAATCGGGATATTTATATCAATGATAGCAAAGACTCAGATTTCAGCAATGCTTATTGCATTCTTGGGCACAATTACACCTTCATTTATGTATTCAGGATTTTTCTCACCAGTTACAAGCATGCCACTTACAGGTCAAATAATGAGCAAATTTATTACTGCAACATACTTTATCGGAGTTGTAAGAGGGGTATATCTTAAAGGACTTGGGTTCAGTTACTATCTGCCTAATCTTCTGTCACTTTTTCTCTATGCTGTTTTTGTATATTCTTTAACAATTCTATTTTTCAGGAAAAGAATAGGATGA
- a CDS encoding DnaJ family domain-containing protein: MNIFEKIAEEKIREAMEQGLFDDLPNKGKPLKFEDMSFVPEDLRLAYKILKNAGCIPPEMEIRKEIIDLKDLLKTIDNDEERIKKIRELNFKLLKFNIGRKRPFYLEDFPEYEDKILQKFIG, translated from the coding sequence ATGAATATATTTGAAAAAATTGCTGAAGAAAAAATTCGTGAAGCAATGGAACAGGGGCTATTTGATGACCTTCCAAATAAAGGAAAGCCCCTGAAATTTGAAGACATGAGCTTTGTTCCTGAAGACTTAAGACTCGCATATAAAATCCTTAAAAATGCAGGATGCATACCTCCTGAGATGGAGATAAGAAAAGAGATAATAGACTTAAAAGATTTACTCAAAACAATAGATAACGATGAGGAGAGAATTAAAAAAATCAGAGAACTCAATTTTAAACTACTCAAATTCAATATAGGCAGAAAGCGTCCCTTTTATCTTGAGGATTTTCCAGAATACGAAGACAAAATACTTCAAAAATTTATCGGATAA